From the Euphorbia lathyris chromosome 6, ddEupLath1.1, whole genome shotgun sequence genome, one window contains:
- the LOC136233738 gene encoding uncharacterized protein, which translates to MYTRIRAMEAELLQGVADKATIDRLEKEIADARANIASATTAMALKDAEIKKLKEKIEADAKELENDVGEAEYMAGEQAFFYGELIMAYVSLAHPEIDFTDPQFAVPEPEDVLKFNKIPDIKEYLRDYVRKWMKGPVEESKPATTVQLVDLEEVPPKSGEELITDGTVLPGETLSVEKEVPLASVSAAVEKEASQTGASQAGASGEKNL; encoded by the coding sequence ATGTACactcgcatacgtgctatggaggcggagctccttcaaggtgtggcggataaggctacCATAGATAGGCTGGAGAAGGAAATAGCCGATGCCAGGGCGAATATAGCATCCGCCACTACTGCCATGGCCCTTAAGGATGCCGAGataaagaagctgaaggagaaGATCGAGGCTGATGCCAAGGAGCTCGAGAATGAtgtaggagaagctgagtacatggCTGGCGAGCAGGCTTTCTTTTACGGTGaactgatcatggcgtatgtctcgctggcgcatcccgagatcgatttcacagatccgcagttcgccgttcCAGAGCCAGAAGATGTtcttaaatttaacaaaatcccTGACATCAAAGAATATCTCCGAGACTatgttcggaaatggatgaagggacccgttgaagaaagcaaacctgccACCACCGTCCAGCTAGTGGATCTCGAGGAAGTACCTCCGAAGTCTGGCgaggagctgataaccgatGGCACCGTTCTTCCTGGGGAAACACTTTCCGTGGAAAAGGAAGTCCCTTTGGCGAGTGTATCCGCGGCTGTCGAGAAGGAAGCCTCTCAAACAGGTGCTTCTCAAGCGGGTGCTTCTGGCGAGAAGAATctttaa